The window AGGCGAGGGCGACCCGGCGGTACGGATCGTGCGGGCGGAATCTGCGGGCCAGGGTGGTGATCAGGGCGGGGACGGACTCGGGCGCGCGGAGTTCGACGAGGAGCCGTACCGGATACAGGGCGTAGGCGACGCGCAGCTCGTTGGTGGCGAGGGCGGCCGCCGCCCGGGCGGTGCGCGGGTCACCGAGCCGGGCCAGGGCGTACGAGGCGGACGCACAGCGCTGCGGATCACGGTGGTTGAGCAGCAGGACAAGGGCTTCGAAGGCCCGCCGGTCACCGTCGAGCCCGAGCCGGAAGGCGGCCAGTTCCCGCGCCCAGAGCGGCTGTTCGGGAGCGATGAGCACGGCTGCCAGCTCGTCGGGGTCCCCGGCCGAGGCCAGCCGCTCGTACGAGAACGAGGCCGCCGCGCCCGCCTCGTGCCGTAAGCGCTGGGTGAGCGATCGCAACTCTTCGTCCATGAGGCAGAGACTATCGGCGACATACGTCACAGTGACCGGACCTGACGACGGGCTGGCGCGCTCGTTACCCACCGGTTAAGCTCAATCGAGCGAGTTACCCACTCGTGGTCTTTCCCGTGGTGGCCTGGTGACGCAGCCGCCGCGGGTGCTGGTCGGTTCGGTACCTCAGGTACCTCAGTGCGACACGGCTCCGGGACAGGGCCGGTCGGATTCTCCTCACCGCTTCGCGGGTGCGTGCTCCACGACCTGCGATCGGCACCGGGCGTGTGCGCATCGCAGCCCGGCATCACCCGCAACTCCCTCCGCACTCCGTGCGCCCGTCGGCGTATCCCGGTGCGTCCCTCAGTCGTCACTCATTCCTGGAGTCCCGCGATGGCCACTCCCCAGTCCGACCCCTCCCCGTCCTGCGCGTCGCCCCTCAAGACCGTCGCCGTCGTCGGCCTCGGCACGATGGGCACCGGTATCGCCGAGATCCTCGCCCGGGCCGGCCGCGAGGTCGTCGGCATCGACGTCAGCGAGGCCGCCGCGGCCCAGGCCGTCACCGCGCTCGAATCCGCGACCGCCCGTGCCGTGCAGCGCGGGCGTCTCACGGAGCAGGAACGCGACGACACCCTCGCCCGCTTCCGTACGTTCACCGATCTGCGGGCCGCGGCCGACGCCGACCTGGTGATCGAGGTGGCTCCGGAGTCGTACGAGATCAAGCACCAGATCTTCCGCGAGCTGGACGGAGTCGTGCGCCCGGAGACGATCCTGGCGACCGGCACGAACGCCCTGTCCGTGACGCGGCTGGCCGCCGACTCGGCCCGCCCCGAGCGGGTTCTGGGCCTGCACTTCTTCAACCCGGCACCGGCGATGAAGCTCGTCGAGGTCGTCTCGTCCGTGCTGACCTCGCCGGGCGCCGTGGCCGCCGTCACCGACCTCGCCCTCGAACTGGGCAAGGAGCCCGTCGCGGTGGGCGACCGTCCCGGCTTCGTCGCCGACGGTCTGCTCTTCGGCTACCTCAACCAGGCCGCCGCGATGTACGAGGCGAAGTACGCCAGCCGCGAGGACATCGACGCCGCGATGCGGCTGGGCTGCGGTCTGCCCATGGGCCCGCTCGCCCTGCTCGACCTGATCGGCGTCGACACCGCGCGTACCGTCCTGGAGGCCATGTACGCGGAGTCGCACGACCGGCTGCACGCGCCGGCGCCCGTCCTCAAGCAGCTCAGCGAGGCGGGCCTGACCGGCCGCAAGACGGGCCGCGGCTTCTACACGTACGACGCCCCGGGCAGCGCGACCGTCGTCCGGGACGCGCTGACACCGCTCGACGAAGGGTCCGGCACGGCCGGCCGGCCCGTCCGCTCGGTGGGCGTCGCGGGGTCCGGGACGATGGCGTCCGGCATCGCCGAGGTCTTCGCCAAGGCCGGGTACGAGGTCGTCCTCGCCGCCCGCAGCGAGGAGAAGGCGCAGACCGCCAGGGCCCGTATCGGCAAGTCGCTCGCGCGTTCCGTCGACAAGGGACGGATGACCGCCGAGGCGGCCGCCGAGACGCTGGAGCGGATCACCCCGGCGGGCTCGTACGACGCCTTCGCCGAGGTCGACCTGGCACTGGAGGCCGTCGCCGAGGACCTGGAGATCAAGCAGCAGCTCTTCGCCGTGTTCGACAAGGTCTGCAAGCCGGGCGCGATCCTGGCCACCACGACCTCCTCACTGCCCGTCGTCGCCTGCGCCCGCGCCACCTCGCGGCCGCAGGACGTGATCGGCATGCACTTCTTCAACCCGGCGCCCGCGATGAAGCTCGTCGAGGTCGTGCGTACGGTCCTGACGGCCGACGACGTGCACGCCACGGTCCGCGAGGTCTGCGCGAAGGTCCGCAAGCACCCGGTGGACTGCGGCGACCGGGCCGGCTTCATCGTGAACGCGCTGCTGTTCCCGTACCTCAACAACGCGATCAAGATGGTCGAGGAGCACTACGCGACGCTCGACGACATCGACGCCGCGATGAAGCTCGGCGGCGGCTACCCGATGGGCCCGTTCGAGCTCCTCGACGTGGTCGGCCTGGATGTCTCCCTGGCCATCGAGAAGGTGCTCCACCGCGAGTTCCGCGACCCGGGGCTCGCTCCCGCGCCGCTGCTGGAGCACCTGGTGGCCGCGGGCTGCCTCGGCCGCAAGACGGGCCGCGGCTTCCGCGAATATGCGCGGCGCTGAGGCACACGAGGACGGGCCGCGGGGCCGGTCCGCCAGGCCCGCTCCGGGCCCCGGGGACCGGCCCCGGGGCGGGCCCGCGGACGGATCCGGGGCGCGGCCGCAGGACCGGTCCGGTGACTGGTTCACCGGTCGCGCGGACTGGGGCGGGCTGCTCGGCCCGGTCGGCGCCCCTCCCCCGGCCCCGGCCGGCGAAAGACCCGGTCATGAGCGCTCCGCCGCGCACATGCAGTACGTTCGGGGCATGTCCCAGCCCGCCAAGTCCCCCCGTACACCGGCCACGTCCGACGCACCCGAAAGTGCCGTGGGCGGTCGCGCGGCCGTCCAGCGGCTCAAGATGCGCCGAGAACTGGCGGCCGCCGCGATGGAGCTGTTCGCGACGAAGGGGTACGAGGCGACGACCGTCGACGAGATCGCGGCCGCGGCCGGGGTCGCCCGGCGCACCTTCTTCCGGCACTTCCGCTCCAAGGAAGAGGCGATCTTCCCGGACCACGACGACACCCTGATCCGGGCCGAGGCGGTGCTCAACGCCGCGCCGGCGCACGAGCATCCGCTGGACACGGTGTGCCGCGGGATCAAGGAAGTCATGAAGATGTACGCGGCCCGGCCGGAGATCTCGGTGTCGCGCTACAAGCTCACCCGCGAGGTGCCGACGCTGCGGGAGGCGGAGATCGCGTCCGTGGCCCGGTACGAGCGGCTGTTCACCCGCTATCTGCTGGGGCACTTCGACGAGCACGCCCACGACGACGACGCCAACGACGACCCGCTGCTCGCGGAGGTCGCCGCGTCCGCCGTGGTCACCGCCCACAACCACGTACTGCGCAGGTGGCTGCGGGCGGGCGCCCAGGGGGACGTCGAGGCGCAGCTCGACCACGCCTTCGCGATCGTGCGGAAGACCTTCGGGACGGGGATCGGGGCCGGGCGGGAGACCGCCGCGCACGCGGCGCCCGCGTCCGCGGCCTCGGTGGAGGGAGAGGTGCTGGTGACCGTCGCCCGGGTCGACGCCCCGCTGCACCAGGTGATGCGCACCATCGAGCAGGCACTCAAGGAACGGTCGTAACCCCTGCGCGGAACCGCGGCTCCGCCGCTGGTCCCGCCCCTCGCCGGACGAGCTCGACAAGAGCGCGTCCGGCTTCTTTTTGCCCGCATTCAGGCGTTTTGCGGCCCCGCCTGATCGATCATCGCTCACGTGTCGCGTAAAGATTTCACCTGAGCGTAATTTCTGGCACTGCGTGCCTTGCGGGGTGACACGGCGTGCCATACGTTGAAGGAGTCCGGGCGGCCGGCGTGCAGAGATCCTTCGTACGCCGGCTGTCCCCGCAAACCGACTGGTCTGCGCGCCCGGACGCCTGCGTCACAGGCAACCTTCCGCGCCACAACGCGCTGCCGAGCACCACCCCGCCGAACCGACGGCACGCCTCACACCAGCAGCACCCACCCCGACGTAACCCTCAGCGTTCCCCTCAGACGCTCTCGCCGGAGGCAACACCGTGAAGGAAATCCTGGACGCGATTCAGTCGCGGACGGCCACGTCCGCCGACTTCGCCGCACTGCCGCTCCCCGAGTCCTACCGCGCGATCACCGTGCACAAGGACGAGACGGAGATGTTCGCCGGGCTCAGCACCCGTGACAAGGACCCCCGCAAGTCGATCCACCTGGACGACGTGCCGGTGCCGGAGCTCGGCCCCGGCGAGGCCCTGGTGGCCGTCATGGCCTCCTCGGTCAACTACAACTCGGTGTGGACCTCGATCTTCGAGCCCATGTCGACCTTCGGGTTCCTGGAGCGCTACGGCAGGCTCAGCGAGCTCACCAAGCGCCACGACCTGCCGTACCACGTCATCGGTTC of the Streptomyces aurantiacus genome contains:
- a CDS encoding adenylosuccinate lyase, which produces MDEELRSLTQRLRHEAGAAASFSYERLASAGDPDELAAVLIAPEQPLWARELAAFRLGLDGDRRAFEALVLLLNHRDPQRCASASYALARLGDPRTARAAAALATNELRVAYALYPVRLLVELRAPESVPALITTLARRFRPHDPYRRVALACVEGLGALGDERARPVLNEALAHPELAQAAAGALKRLPAQRAPGP
- a CDS encoding 3-hydroxyacyl-CoA dehydrogenase family protein, translating into MATPQSDPSPSCASPLKTVAVVGLGTMGTGIAEILARAGREVVGIDVSEAAAAQAVTALESATARAVQRGRLTEQERDDTLARFRTFTDLRAAADADLVIEVAPESYEIKHQIFRELDGVVRPETILATGTNALSVTRLAADSARPERVLGLHFFNPAPAMKLVEVVSSVLTSPGAVAAVTDLALELGKEPVAVGDRPGFVADGLLFGYLNQAAAMYEAKYASREDIDAAMRLGCGLPMGPLALLDLIGVDTARTVLEAMYAESHDRLHAPAPVLKQLSEAGLTGRKTGRGFYTYDAPGSATVVRDALTPLDEGSGTAGRPVRSVGVAGSGTMASGIAEVFAKAGYEVVLAARSEEKAQTARARIGKSLARSVDKGRMTAEAAAETLERITPAGSYDAFAEVDLALEAVAEDLEIKQQLFAVFDKVCKPGAILATTTSSLPVVACARATSRPQDVIGMHFFNPAPAMKLVEVVRTVLTADDVHATVREVCAKVRKHPVDCGDRAGFIVNALLFPYLNNAIKMVEEHYATLDDIDAAMKLGGGYPMGPFELLDVVGLDVSLAIEKVLHREFRDPGLAPAPLLEHLVAAGCLGRKTGRGFREYARR
- a CDS encoding TetR family transcriptional regulator, whose amino-acid sequence is MSQPAKSPRTPATSDAPESAVGGRAAVQRLKMRRELAAAAMELFATKGYEATTVDEIAAAAGVARRTFFRHFRSKEEAIFPDHDDTLIRAEAVLNAAPAHEHPLDTVCRGIKEVMKMYAARPEISVSRYKLTREVPTLREAEIASVARYERLFTRYLLGHFDEHAHDDDANDDPLLAEVAASAVVTAHNHVLRRWLRAGAQGDVEAQLDHAFAIVRKTFGTGIGAGRETAAHAAPASAASVEGEVLVTVARVDAPLHQVMRTIEQALKERS